A genome region from Schlesneria paludicola DSM 18645 includes the following:
- a CDS encoding efflux RND transporter periplasmic adaptor subunit → MLIWTMPCSLSSHHWGLVLSASVMIVSANGCQKEASSAAKSAPITAAKTTYPVSEGKLNTIELTDAAVGRLGVETAKVEERTMSRSRPYGADIILPTGSAVIVSAPLAGKVTSVDQQKFVEAGQRVQEGHELLRLLPLLSPERSVLTPSERIRFAEAKQALAQSRIDAEGIVQQATVQVEAAKIALERAERLLRDKAGTVRAVDEATAQLQLTEKALAAATTRKQLVDSVKFDEEAGTLEPISIPSPLSGIVRATQVRPGELVAAGAPLFDVIDDDILWVKVPVYVGDLAELDLTQTARLTLLSGRHSASDIFVKPAALPPTSIPLAAAVDVYYTLPNDQRAFQPGQKIAAHLGLKGDAKQLAIPWSSVIHDIYGGQWVYEMTGERTFVRRRVDIGWVDGTWAAIRRGLQPGTSVVTAGAAELAGTEFGFAK, encoded by the coding sequence ATGTTGATTTGGACAATGCCGTGTTCCTTGTCATCCCATCACTGGGGACTCGTCCTGAGCGCGAGCGTCATGATCGTCTCAGCAAATGGCTGCCAGAAGGAAGCTTCGTCTGCGGCGAAATCGGCGCCGATCACGGCCGCAAAGACAACATATCCCGTCAGCGAGGGGAAGCTGAACACGATCGAATTGACGGATGCGGCGGTAGGACGACTCGGCGTGGAAACGGCCAAGGTTGAAGAACGTACGATGTCGCGGAGCCGGCCGTATGGTGCCGACATCATTCTGCCGACAGGTTCCGCGGTGATTGTTTCGGCGCCGCTCGCAGGAAAAGTGACGTCGGTTGACCAGCAAAAATTCGTAGAAGCCGGCCAGCGGGTTCAGGAAGGACACGAACTTCTCAGGCTGCTGCCACTATTGTCACCGGAACGTTCGGTCCTGACGCCATCCGAACGAATCCGTTTTGCCGAGGCGAAGCAAGCATTGGCTCAATCCCGCATTGATGCGGAGGGGATTGTGCAACAGGCGACCGTTCAGGTTGAAGCGGCCAAGATTGCCCTGGAGCGTGCCGAGCGATTGCTACGTGACAAGGCGGGCACCGTGCGTGCCGTGGATGAGGCAACGGCTCAGCTGCAGCTCACCGAAAAGGCACTCGCAGCCGCAACGACGCGGAAGCAACTGGTCGACAGTGTAAAATTCGATGAAGAGGCGGGCACACTCGAACCGATTTCGATTCCTTCCCCGTTGTCGGGGATTGTCCGCGCGACACAGGTTCGGCCTGGAGAACTTGTCGCGGCGGGGGCACCCCTGTTTGACGTCATCGATGATGACATCCTGTGGGTGAAGGTGCCCGTCTATGTTGGGGATCTCGCCGAACTCGACCTGACTCAGACCGCGCGGCTGACATTGCTTAGCGGCCGCCATTCGGCGAGCGATATTTTCGTGAAGCCCGCGGCGCTGCCTCCGACATCGATTCCACTGGCGGCCGCAGTCGATGTCTACTACACCCTGCCCAATGACCAGCGTGCGTTCCAGCCCGGACAGAAAATCGCGGCTCATCTGGGACTGAAGGGCGATGCGAAACAACTGGCAATCCCCTGGTCGTCGGTTATCCATGATATTTATGGCGGGCAATGGGTCTATGAAATGACGGGCGAGCGAACGTTTGTTCGTCGCCGGGTGGATATCGGTTGGGTCGACGGCACCTGGGCCGCGATTCGACGCGGACTGCAGCCCGGAACGTCCGTCGTCACCGCGGGGGCCGCGGAACTCGCAGGAACCGAATTCGGGTTCGCCAAGTAG
- a CDS encoding response regulator transcription factor: MTHVLVIEDHPKLSASIVRTLQESGFDATGVLTLNDATKTLSPSMGLVVLDLMLPDGSGLEWLASLRKADNRVPVLILTARDTIQDRVAGLDLGADDYLVKPFALDELLARIRALLRRDANPSTTALTVGELTVDFLARTAMRDSRLLDLQNRQFELLVYLMRHANEVVTREMIASDVWREPTATWTNVIDVHINQLRKKLEGSGRPALLHTIRGKGYVLGDLP; the protein is encoded by the coding sequence ATGACTCACGTCCTCGTCATTGAAGATCATCCGAAACTTTCGGCGAGCATTGTTCGCACCTTGCAAGAGTCTGGATTTGATGCCACGGGCGTTCTGACGCTGAATGACGCGACAAAAACGCTGTCACCTTCCATGGGCCTGGTGGTGCTCGACCTGATGCTGCCCGACGGATCGGGCCTGGAATGGCTGGCCAGTCTACGGAAGGCCGACAATCGCGTACCGGTCCTGATCCTGACGGCGCGCGATACGATTCAAGACCGCGTCGCAGGGCTTGATCTGGGAGCGGATGACTACCTGGTGAAACCGTTTGCCCTGGACGAACTTCTGGCGCGAATTCGCGCACTGCTCCGACGCGACGCCAATCCCAGTACGACTGCGCTGACGGTGGGGGAATTGACCGTCGACTTTCTCGCGCGTACGGCCATGCGCGATTCCCGTCTGCTTGACTTGCAGAACCGACAATTCGAATTGCTCGTCTACTTGATGCGGCATGCCAACGAGGTCGTCACACGGGAAATGATCGCGAGTGACGTCTGGAGGGAGCCGACGGCGACCTGGACCAACGTGATCGATGTGCACATCAATCAGTTGCGTAAGAAACTGGAGGGATCGGGGCGTCCGGCCCTGCTGCATACCATCCGCGGCAAGGGTTATGTGCTGGGGGATCTGCCATGA
- a CDS encoding efflux RND transporter permease subunit: MSWLVEIALRLRVAVLALAVLLIVAGIRLIPHLPLDVFPEFSPPYVEVQTEAPGLSAEEVENLVTFPLENVLIGTPGLDALRSKSVLGLSQIKLLLHQGADLYRARQLVQERLAAETPRLPAVSRPPVILQPLSSLSRMMKIGVWSEKLSQRDLTELAVWTIRPRLMAIPGVANVAIWGQRDKQLQVLVDPDRLRAHHVTLDAVVKSAADAVVLDAGGFVDTPNQRMAVRQLPPIYGPEDLAKTVVSFREGAVLRLGDVAHVQIGSPPAIGDAIINDGPGLLLIVEKQPAANMLEVTRKVEQALEALKPGLKDVELDPTIFRPATFIERSIDNLTHALLTGCILVVIVLVAFLYDWRTAVISLTAIPLSLVATIVVLYWWGLTINTMIIAGLVIALGEVVDDAIIDVENIVRRLRLNRAAATPRSAFRVVLDASLEVRSAVVYATLIIVLVFLPVFFLDGLPGAFFRPLAIGYVLAILASLLTALVVTPALSLMILPNSQQSSHEAPFSRWLRRPYQKVLPWFVSRPKSSLGFLAVAFIATAFLVNSLGQEFLPNFQETDFLMHFVEKPGTSIEAMDRITIQASRELRSIPGVRNFGSHIGRAEVADEVVGPNFTELWISIDPNVPYGPTLNKIQEAVDGYPGLYRDVLTFLRERVKEVLTGASSSIVVRIYGADLAVLRSKAKEVSEAMAKVDGVANLKVEAQVLVPQVQVRLRQDAAERFGLTPGQVRRAVTTLLRGMKVGEVYEDQKKFDVVVWGMEDSRTDLNALHDLRIDTPTGGQVPLKDVADVEIVPAPNEVKREGGSRRIDVTCDAKGRDLGSVARDIEAVVGTLPFDRGYHPEFLGEYTARQESQRRLFSLGAISLIGILLILYIDFQSVQLTLMVALTIPFALIGGVVAAWIAGGVLSLGSLIGFVTVLGIAARNGIMLVSHYRHLQEVEGEPFGLGLVIRGAEERLIPILMTVLTTALALLPLAISGNKPGHEIEYPLAVVIVGGLVTSTVLNLFLLPPLYLLWGRNAVVPPEN; the protein is encoded by the coding sequence ATGAGTTGGCTCGTAGAGATCGCGCTTCGGCTGCGGGTGGCCGTCCTGGCCCTGGCAGTTTTGTTGATCGTCGCTGGGATTCGACTCATACCCCACTTGCCCCTCGATGTGTTCCCCGAATTCTCACCGCCTTACGTGGAAGTTCAGACCGAAGCACCCGGGCTGTCGGCCGAAGAGGTCGAGAATCTGGTGACGTTTCCTTTAGAAAATGTCCTGATCGGCACGCCCGGTCTTGATGCGCTGCGGTCAAAATCGGTGCTGGGTTTGTCCCAGATCAAGCTGCTGTTGCATCAAGGCGCGGATCTCTACCGAGCACGGCAATTGGTGCAGGAACGGCTCGCAGCCGAAACTCCGCGATTGCCAGCCGTCTCACGTCCGCCGGTGATCTTGCAGCCGCTTTCGTCACTCAGTCGCATGATGAAAATCGGAGTCTGGTCCGAAAAGCTGTCGCAACGAGACTTGACGGAACTCGCGGTGTGGACAATCCGACCGCGTCTGATGGCCATCCCGGGCGTCGCGAACGTTGCAATCTGGGGACAGCGCGACAAACAGTTACAGGTCCTCGTTGATCCCGATCGACTTCGTGCCCATCACGTGACCCTCGATGCCGTGGTCAAATCCGCCGCCGATGCGGTGGTACTGGACGCCGGGGGATTCGTCGATACCCCCAATCAGCGAATGGCGGTCCGGCAACTGCCCCCGATTTATGGTCCAGAAGACCTGGCCAAGACGGTTGTCTCGTTTCGTGAAGGCGCCGTCTTGCGCTTGGGGGATGTCGCGCACGTTCAGATCGGCTCGCCGCCCGCCATCGGTGATGCCATCATTAATGATGGTCCAGGGCTGTTGCTCATCGTCGAGAAGCAACCGGCCGCCAACATGCTGGAGGTAACTCGAAAAGTCGAGCAGGCGCTGGAGGCTTTGAAGCCCGGCCTGAAGGATGTGGAGCTCGATCCCACCATCTTCAGGCCCGCGACCTTCATTGAACGGTCAATCGACAATTTGACCCATGCGCTGCTGACAGGGTGCATACTGGTTGTCATTGTGCTTGTGGCCTTCCTGTACGACTGGCGGACGGCCGTGATTAGCCTGACCGCCATCCCGTTGTCGTTGGTTGCGACAATTGTTGTACTTTACTGGTGGGGCCTGACGATCAACACGATGATAATCGCGGGCCTTGTCATCGCATTGGGTGAAGTCGTCGATGATGCGATCATTGATGTCGAGAATATCGTCCGGCGATTACGGCTGAATCGTGCCGCCGCGACGCCGCGTTCCGCTTTTCGAGTCGTCCTGGATGCGTCACTGGAGGTACGCAGCGCGGTGGTCTATGCGACTCTGATTATCGTATTAGTGTTCCTGCCCGTTTTCTTTCTGGATGGATTGCCCGGCGCGTTCTTTCGTCCCCTGGCGATTGGTTATGTATTGGCGATTCTGGCGTCACTATTGACGGCACTGGTCGTGACTCCGGCTCTGTCGCTCATGATCCTGCCGAACAGCCAGCAATCATCGCACGAGGCGCCATTCAGCCGCTGGCTGCGTCGACCCTACCAAAAGGTCTTGCCCTGGTTTGTCTCGCGTCCGAAGTCTTCACTTGGGTTTCTAGCAGTCGCGTTCATTGCGACCGCGTTTCTTGTGAACAGCCTCGGCCAGGAATTCTTGCCGAACTTTCAAGAAACCGATTTTCTGATGCACTTTGTCGAAAAGCCCGGCACGTCGATCGAAGCGATGGATCGAATTACAATTCAAGCGAGTCGCGAATTGCGGTCGATTCCCGGTGTGCGCAACTTCGGAAGTCACATTGGTCGTGCGGAAGTCGCTGACGAAGTCGTGGGGCCAAACTTCACCGAGCTTTGGATCAGCATCGATCCCAATGTGCCCTACGGGCCGACATTGAACAAGATTCAAGAGGCGGTCGACGGATATCCGGGGCTGTATCGTGATGTGCTGACGTTCCTTCGCGAACGCGTCAAAGAAGTGCTGACAGGAGCCAGTTCCAGTATTGTTGTGCGAATCTACGGAGCGGATTTGGCCGTCTTGCGCAGCAAGGCGAAGGAAGTCAGCGAGGCGATGGCAAAGGTCGACGGGGTCGCCAATCTGAAGGTTGAAGCACAGGTGCTGGTCCCGCAGGTGCAGGTTCGTCTTCGTCAGGACGCGGCTGAACGATTTGGGCTTACGCCCGGTCAGGTTCGACGCGCCGTCACCACCCTGCTTCGTGGTATGAAAGTTGGCGAAGTCTACGAGGATCAGAAGAAGTTTGATGTTGTGGTCTGGGGAATGGAAGACTCGCGAACAGACCTGAACGCACTACATGATTTGCGAATCGATACCCCAACGGGGGGACAAGTTCCGCTGAAAGATGTTGCCGATGTCGAAATCGTTCCTGCTCCGAACGAAGTCAAACGCGAAGGGGGATCGCGAAGAATCGATGTCACGTGCGATGCCAAGGGCCGCGATTTGGGGTCAGTGGCGCGCGATATCGAGGCCGTGGTCGGGACACTGCCGTTCGACCGAGGATATCACCCCGAATTCCTGGGCGAGTATACCGCTCGGCAGGAGTCCCAGCGGCGTCTATTCAGCCTGGGAGCCATCTCATTGATTGGTATCCTGCTCATTCTGTACATCGATTTCCAGTCGGTACAGCTCACGCTAATGGTCGCGCTGACGATTCCGTTCGCGTTGATCGGCGGCGTGGTGGCCGCATGGATCGCAGGCGGCGTCCTCTCGCTTGGTTCGCTGATCGGATTTGTCACCGTGCTGGGTATCGCCGCACGCAACGGCATCATGCTGGTCAGTCACTACCGGCATTTGCAAGAGGTCGAAGGCGAACCGTTTGGGTTGGGGTTGGTCATTCGCGGCGCTGAGGAGCGTTTGATTCCAATTTTGATGACCGTCCTCACGACCGCTCTGGCACTGCTACCGTTGGCCATCTCCGGGAATAAGCCGGGGCACGAAATCGAGTACCCCTTGGCGGTCGTTATCGTCGGGGGATTGGTCACTTCGACTGTTCTCAATTTGTTTTTGTTGCCCCCGCTATATTTACTGTGGGGACGGAATGCCGTCGTTCCTCCGGAAAACTGA
- a CDS encoding TolC family protein, which translates to MASYTKTLCLLMVVCCGCRAAENRHSISHRPRQKATSNNVVARSDGETTDRNLVADNTIANDVEADSGRTILTVSGEEPARDDDAKTPVPPTSSLSLASSIALGLSQNPDLTALRQAEHVSVAALGVAETYPFNPSVQVQATPYQDNARTETPGTTYHYILLMQTIQLAHQQQFREQGAVSTLNSTRWNIHQAELQNVAQTERLYFTTLYLSGLLELAKANDDNNQQLLQTLEKQLEAGQATAADAAIVRVDARSTHHQLRLAKVNYETALRDFKRQIGIDPDDPSSVVGDLRVMSWRTPSLIFFEPQAIKADLVPEREQQREKFMIASKAAARPDVMAALSDIEVARANLCLATASRTPDLQIGPYYQRTADGTTFLGFRAQVDLMIVNSGKPLERQRAAELNQRAMMWQQTARRAELEAAAAWERYKLAYDAVAEEAQSGIGELPNELQRLEQQFLAGEVDLVRVVQARASIIQNQRARLDLMNELSQSAANLTGVTGIPVEELLE; encoded by the coding sequence ATGGCCTCGTACACAAAGACTCTGTGTCTTTTGATGGTGGTTTGTTGCGGTTGCCGCGCGGCGGAGAATCGTCATTCCATCAGCCATCGTCCACGGCAGAAGGCCACTTCGAACAATGTGGTCGCGCGTTCCGACGGCGAAACGACGGATCGCAATCTCGTTGCCGATAACACCATCGCGAATGACGTCGAGGCAGACTCGGGCCGAACGATCCTGACGGTCTCTGGCGAGGAACCGGCGCGGGATGACGATGCCAAGACGCCGGTCCCACCCACGAGCAGTCTGTCATTGGCGAGCAGCATTGCGCTGGGGTTGTCGCAGAACCCTGATCTGACCGCGCTTCGGCAGGCCGAACATGTCAGCGTCGCGGCCCTTGGAGTCGCCGAGACGTATCCGTTCAATCCCTCCGTTCAAGTGCAGGCGACGCCCTATCAGGACAATGCGCGAACCGAAACCCCTGGGACGACCTATCACTACATTCTGCTCATGCAGACGATTCAGTTGGCACACCAGCAGCAGTTTCGCGAACAAGGGGCGGTGTCGACTTTGAACAGCACGCGATGGAATATCCATCAAGCGGAATTGCAGAACGTCGCTCAAACCGAGCGGCTCTATTTCACGACGCTCTATTTGAGCGGATTATTGGAGTTGGCCAAAGCGAACGACGACAACAACCAGCAACTGCTGCAGACGTTGGAAAAGCAGCTTGAGGCGGGACAGGCGACCGCGGCCGATGCGGCAATTGTGCGTGTTGATGCACGCTCCACACACCATCAGCTTCGGCTGGCCAAGGTGAATTACGAAACGGCGTTGCGCGACTTCAAGCGGCAGATCGGAATCGATCCTGATGACCCGTCATCCGTTGTCGGCGACCTGCGTGTCATGAGCTGGCGAACGCCGTCACTGATCTTTTTCGAGCCGCAAGCGATCAAGGCTGACCTGGTTCCAGAGCGCGAACAGCAGCGCGAAAAGTTCATGATTGCCAGCAAGGCCGCCGCGCGTCCGGACGTGATGGCCGCGCTGTCCGACATCGAAGTCGCTCGAGCGAACCTTTGCCTGGCAACGGCTTCTCGCACGCCAGACCTTCAAATTGGCCCGTACTATCAACGCACGGCCGATGGAACGACGTTCCTGGGGTTCAGGGCCCAAGTCGATTTGATGATTGTCAATTCGGGCAAGCCTCTTGAGCGACAGCGGGCTGCAGAACTGAATCAAAGGGCAATGATGTGGCAGCAGACGGCACGACGTGCCGAGCTCGAAGCCGCCGCCGCATGGGAACGGTACAAGCTGGCGTACGACGCCGTTGCGGAAGAGGCTCAATCCGGGATTGGGGAACTTCCGAATGAGTTGCAGCGTTTGGAACAGCAGTTCTTGGCCGGTGAAGTGGACTTGGTGCGTGTTGTCCAGGCCCGCGCCAGCATTATCCAGAACCAGCGTGCTCGTCTCGATCTGATGAATGAGCTTTCTCAATCCGCGGCCAATCTGACCGGCGTCACGGGAATTCCCGTCGAAGAATTGCTGGAATAA
- a CDS encoding sensor histidine kinase, whose amino-acid sequence MNRLSIRWRLTLWYAGALAAVLIAFCLILMLLTRHQLLARTDAALREELQELALEVRLAQSTEEFQKHVRARFFQHDIYEFVITNDRGDVLFVSSGLSAAQTERLLPTKPNATLEYRDRELDNRHLVRVASSSVPGPQGTVILQSLTSLNPLNADLRTMQLLMLVLLPLGVLFAGAGGYFLAARALAPVEQIVRVAETITISNLHQRIQVVNSKDELGHLAATLNSLIGRLEQAVDEIQRFTADASHELRTPLSVLRAAAESTLRRRRSPEEYEQTLTSIVEEATRLGRLADQLLNLSRHDAGLTQCRRDPVRVDAVILDVIEQLRPLAISRGISLNVTELVECETIGDDVMLGQALSNVVENGLKYTSSGGQVTLGCKMVGEVIQLRIQDTGIGIAPEHLPRVFDRFYRVDSSRNCAMGGAGLGLAIARSAIQIQGGDIEIESQPSVGTTLTIRLRGVSVEQEVSSVVEANATGVEMSRGVSSLN is encoded by the coding sequence ATGAATCGACTTTCGATTCGCTGGCGCCTGACGCTCTGGTATGCAGGCGCCCTGGCCGCCGTTTTGATCGCATTCTGCCTGATCCTGATGTTGTTGACACGGCATCAACTTCTCGCCCGCACCGACGCCGCCTTGCGTGAAGAACTTCAGGAGTTGGCTCTGGAAGTCCGGCTCGCCCAAAGTACCGAAGAATTCCAGAAACATGTCCGGGCACGATTCTTTCAGCACGACATCTATGAGTTCGTGATCACAAACGATCGAGGAGACGTCTTATTTGTCAGTTCCGGTTTATCTGCGGCGCAGACGGAACGACTGCTGCCGACAAAGCCGAACGCAACACTCGAATATCGTGACCGGGAACTCGACAACCGCCATCTCGTCCGCGTGGCGAGTTCTTCGGTCCCGGGGCCGCAAGGGACCGTCATCCTCCAGTCACTGACATCGCTCAATCCTCTCAATGCCGATCTGCGGACCATGCAACTGCTGATGCTCGTGCTCCTGCCGCTGGGGGTGCTCTTCGCCGGAGCGGGCGGGTACTTCCTTGCGGCGCGTGCTCTGGCCCCAGTTGAGCAAATCGTCCGCGTGGCCGAGACCATCACCATTTCGAATTTGCATCAACGGATTCAGGTCGTCAATTCAAAGGACGAGCTTGGCCATCTCGCTGCGACGCTCAATTCATTGATTGGTCGACTTGAGCAGGCCGTCGATGAGATTCAGCGTTTTACCGCTGACGCATCTCACGAACTTCGCACCCCGCTGTCGGTCTTGCGTGCGGCGGCCGAGTCGACGTTGCGTCGACGCCGTTCGCCGGAAGAGTATGAACAGACCCTCACCTCAATTGTTGAAGAGGCAACGCGCTTGGGCCGCCTGGCTGATCAGTTGCTGAATCTCAGCCGCCATGATGCCGGCTTGACCCAATGTCGCCGCGATCCGGTCCGAGTCGATGCCGTGATTCTGGATGTGATCGAACAGCTTCGGCCATTGGCGATCAGTCGCGGCATTTCACTGAACGTGACGGAGTTGGTCGAGTGCGAAACGATTGGCGACGACGTGATGCTTGGGCAAGCGTTGTCCAACGTCGTCGAGAACGGGCTGAAATATACCTCAAGCGGCGGCCAGGTGACTTTGGGTTGCAAGATGGTTGGAGAGGTCATTCAACTGCGGATTCAGGATACGGGAATTGGGATCGCTCCAGAGCATCTGCCGCGCGTATTTGATCGATTTTATCGTGTGGATTCGTCGCGCAACTGTGCGATGGGCGGGGCGGGCCTGGGGCTCGCGATCGCTCGTTCGGCGATTCAAATCCAGGGTGGAGACATTGAGATCGAAAGCCAGCCGAGCGTCGGGACGACGCTCACGATTCGGTTACGAGGAGTGTCGGTGGAACAGGAGGTTTCATCCGTAGTCGAGGCGAACGCCACCGGAGTCGAAATGAGTCGTGGAGTTTCAAGCCTGAATTGA